From Pangasianodon hypophthalmus isolate fPanHyp1 chromosome 30, fPanHyp1.pri, whole genome shotgun sequence, a single genomic window includes:
- the slc22a16 gene encoding solute carrier family 22 member 16, whose product MKSGVEHLFDELGHFKRFQACLYFAAVFQATSCGIHYLASVFLVETPKFLCNAPWNITDILYRNHSASSLEEIWPFYTPGNGPVVVRTVNGEQWELGPCRKMLRHYTQGFQYEFIGNKSVESCSGYVFDHSQVEQSIVTEWDLVCEKEWLAKLTQPTFMLGVLIGALLFGDVADRVGRRPILMATSVCQFAFGITVAFTGNYYIFMIMRFLLAMVSSGYLVVVFVYVTEFTGSKVRTWTSMHVHAAFAVGVMVVALVGYLVRVWWLYQVILTLSTSPFLLYCWKFPETPFYLLAKGRHQEAQELLDTMARWNGLEPRLKVSELIEESGNTLLKDRQRDDRRLEEREKKLSILNMFGNWKMAGRSATCWAIWFVGSLGYYVFSLGSVNLGGNQYINLFLAGAVELPSYLIGCFAMDRVGRKMTCAPALLLSGVACMLIIAVPQDSEILAVVLSMTGKFAIAIAFGLIYLYTCELYPTIIRSLAVGSGSMSCRIGSVVAPFCVYLADIWVYLPQLIVGILAFIIGILTFFLPETLGEPLTSTLEEAEALGTKSSKKTKDIEIQMNLADSKA is encoded by the exons ATGAAATCCGGCGTGGAGCACCTGTTCGACGAACTCGGCCACTTCAAAAG GTTTCAGGCCTGCCTCTACTTCGCCGCTGTTTTCCAGGCCACATCATGCGGGATTCACTACCTGGCCTCTGTTTTCTTGGTGGAGACACCAAAGTTTCTTTGCAATGCTCCTTGGAACATCACTGATATCCTGTACAGAAACCACTCAGCAAGCTCGCTAGAGGAGATCTGGCCATTTTATACTCCTGGAAATGGGCCAGTGGTGGTGCGGACAGTTAACGGAGAGCAGTGGGAACTTGGACCCTGTCGCAAAATGCTGCGTCACTACACCCAAGGCTTTCAGTATGAGTTTATTGGCAATAAATCTGTGGAGTCATGCAGTGGCTATGTGTTTGATCATAGCCAGGTGGAACAGAGCATTGTCACAGAATGGGACCTGGTGTGTGAGAAGGAATGGCTTGCCAAGCTTACACAGCCTACCTTTATGCTGGGAGTCTTGATCGGGGCACTGCTGTTTGGAGACGTCGCTGATAG AGTTGGCAGACGTCCCATTCTGATGGCCAccagtgtgtgtcagtttgcATTCGGCATCACTGTGGCATTTACAGGAAACTATTACATTTTCATGATCATGCGGTTCCTGCTCGCCATG GTGTCAAGCGGCTATCTAGTCGTGGTTTTTGTGTACGTTACGGAGTTCACAGGCAGTAAAGTGCGGACGTGGACGTCCATGCACGTGCACGCAGCATTTGCGGTAGGCGTCATGGTAGTAGCACTGGTGGGTTACCTGGTCCGAGTCTGGTGGCTCTACCAGGTCATCCTCACCCTCAGCACCTCTCCCTTCCTCCTGTACTGCTGGAAGTTCCCTGAGACGCCCTTCTATCTGCTGGCCAAAGGACGGCACCAGGAAGCCCAGGAGCTCTTGGATACCATGGCCCGCTGGAATGGACTGGAGCCCAGACTGAAG GTGTCGGAGCTGATAGAGGAAAGTGGGAACACACTTCTGAAGGACAGGCAGCGAGATGACAGGAGGCTGGAGGAACGAGAGAAGAAGCTGAGCATCCTGAACATGTTCGGCAACTGGAAGATGGCTGGACGCAGCGCCACATGTTGGGCGATCTGGTTCGTCGGCTCACTGGGTTACTATGTGTTCAGTCTGGGCTCTGTCAACCTGGGTGGAAATCAGTACATCAACCTCTTCTTGgctg GTGCTGTTGAACTGCCATCCTACCTAATTGGCTGCTTTGCGATGGACCGGGTTGGGAGGAAAATGACGTGTGCGCCAGCGCTGCTGCTGAGTGGAGTTGCCTGCATGCTCATCATTGCAGTGCCTCAG GACTCTGAGATTTTGGCTGTCGTCTTGAGTATGACAGGGAAGTTTGCCATTGCCATCGCATTTGGCCTCATTTACTTGTACACATGTGAGCTGTACCCAACAATCATCAG GTCACTTGCGGTGGGAAGTGGTAGTATGTCATGTCGGATTGGAAGTGTGGTGGCTCCCTTCTGCGTTTACCTTGCAGACATCTGGGTCTACCTGCCTCAG CTGATCGTGGGTATCCTGGCTTTTATCATCGGAATTTTGACCTTCTTCCTGCCGGAGACCCTGGGAGAGCCGCTCACCTCCACCTTGGAGGAGGCAGAGGCTCTGGGCACAAAGTCaagcaagaaaacaaaagacattGAGATACAAATGAACCTGGCTGACAGCAAGGCCTGA